From a single Miscanthus floridulus cultivar M001 chromosome 8, ASM1932011v1, whole genome shotgun sequence genomic region:
- the LOC136473753 gene encoding protein DETOXIFICATION 49-like, whose product MSSCAGATVAFRDAAGAGEEALAASLLSKAEVRLPVEDLPPVLTSKPPGRFARAVKEAWSVSLSVTFPMMPSMSAGAAGAEARYILGLSLPMILTGLLLYLRSMISMLFLGRLGGLALAGGSLAIGFANITGYSVLSGLAMGMEPICGQAFGAGHYKLLGVTTQRAVLMLLAAAVPIGGLWVHIRPLLLLCGQDAGIATVAETYILASLPDLLLQAFLHPVRIYLRTQSINLPLTLCATLAIALHLPINYVLVSVLGLGISGVALASVLANLNLLLFLMAYILFKGVHKRTGGFALSAESFRGWGELVSLALPSCVSVCLEWWWYEIMILLCGLLANPQANVASMGILIQTTSLIYIFPSSLGFGVSTRVSNELGANRPDHAGRAATVGLMLGFAFGGVASAFAYLVRGAWATMFTADPAIVALTASVLPILGACELGNCPQTTGCGVLRGSARPKDAASINLRSFYLVGTPVALVLAFWYHYDFQGLWLGLLAAQATCVVRMLLVIGRTDWAAEAKRAQQLTGAGTEGETKESSGKGSRVIEVAAAGQDEELGLPIGVVIERPEDQR is encoded by the coding sequence ATGTCGTCTTGCGCCGGCGCCACGGTGGCGTTCCGGGATGCCGCCGGTGCCGGCGAGGAGGCCCTCGCCGCCTCTCTGCTCTCCAAAGCCGAGGTCCGGCTACCGGTGGAGGACCTGCCGCCGGTGCTCACGAGCAAACCGCCAGGCCGGTTCGCGAGGGCGGTGAAGGAAGCCTGGTCCGTCTCGCTGTCCGTCACATTCCCCATGATGCCGTCGATGTCGgccggcgcggcgggcgcggaggCGCGGTACATCCTGGGCCTCTCGCTGCCGATGATCCTCACGGGCCTGCTCCTGTACCTCCGCTCCATGATCTCGATGCTCTTCCTCGGTCGCCTCGGCGGGCTGGCGCTCGCCGGCGGCTCCCTCGCCATCGGCTTCGCCAACATCACGGGATACTCTGTGCTGTCCGGCCTCGCCATGGGCATGGAGCCAATCTGCGGGCAGGCCTTCGGCGCGGGCCATTACAAGCTGCTCGGCGTCACCACGCAGCGCGCCGTGCTGATGCTGCTCGCGGCCGCCGTGCCCATCGGCGGTCTGTGGGTGCACATCCGGCCTCTGCTCCTGCTCTGCGGCCAGGACGCCGGCATCGCCACGGTCGCCGAGACATACATTCTTGCCTCCCTACCGGACCTACTCCTCCAGGCGTTCCTCCACCCCGTCCGCATCTACCTGCGGACGCAGTCCATCAACCTGCCGCTCACCCTGTGCGCCACGCTCGCCATTGCCCTCCACCTCCCCATCAACTACGTGCTCGTCTCCGTCCTCGGCCTCGGCATCAGCGGGGTGGCATTGGCCTCCGTACTCGCCAACCTGAACCTCCTCCTCTTTCTCATGGCTTACATCCTCTTCAAGGGCGTCCACAAGCGCACCGGCGGCTTCGCGCTCTCGGCCGAGAGCTTCCGCGGCTGGGGCGAGCTCGTCAGCCTCGCGCTGCCGAGCTGCGTCAGCGTCTGCCTCGAGTGGTGGTGGTACGAGATCATGATCCTCCTGTGCGGCCTGCTCGCGAACCCGCAGGCAAACGTGGCCAGCATGGGCATCCTCATCCAGACCACGTCACTCATCTACATCTTCCCTTCCTCGCTCGGCTTCGGCGTCTCGACGCGCGTCAGCAACGAGCTCGGCGCGAACCGGCCCGACCACGCGGGCCGCGCGGCCACGGTCGGCCTCATGCTCGGGTTCGCGTTCGGTGGCGTGGCGTCCGCGTTCGCGTACCTCGTGCGCGGCGCGTGGGCGACCATGTTCACGGCCGACCCGGCGATCGTCGCGCTCACCGCGTCCGTGCTGCCGATCCTGGGCGCTTGCGAGCTCGGTAACTGCCCGCAGACAACCGGCTGCGGCGTGCTGCGGGGCAGCGCGCGGCCCAAGGACGCCGCCAGCATCAACCTCCGGTCCTTCTACCTGGTGGGCACGCCCGTGGCGCTCGTCCTCGCCTTCTGGTACCACTACGACTTCCAGGGCCTGTGGCTGGGCCTCCTCGCGGCACAGGCGACCTGCGTGGTGCGCATGCTGCTGGTGATCGGGCGGACGGATTGGGCCGCCGAGGCCAAGCGCGCGCAGCAGCTCACCGGAGCAGGCACGGAAGGGGAGACCAAAGAGAGCAGCGGCAAGGGCAGTCGTGTCATTGAAGTCGCAGCAGCCGGCCAAGACGAGGAGCTGGGCTTGCCTATTGGCGTTGTGATCGAGAGGCCAGAGGATCAGCGCTGA